Proteins from one Coregonus clupeaformis isolate EN_2021a chromosome 29, ASM2061545v1, whole genome shotgun sequence genomic window:
- the LOC121535964 gene encoding ribose-phosphate pyrophosphokinase 2-like, with protein sequence MPNIVLFSGSSHQDLSQKVADRLGLELGKVITKKFSNQETCVEIGESVRGEDVYIVQSGCGEINDNLMELLIMINACKIASSSRVTAVIPCFPYARQDKKDKSRAPISAKLVANMLSVAGADHIITMDLHASQIQGFFDIAVDNLYAEPAVLQWIRENIPEWKNSCIVSPDAGGAKRVTSIADRLNVEFALIHKERKKANEVDRMVLVGDVKDRVAILVDDMADTCGTICKAAEKLIDAGAIKVYAILTHGIFSGPAIARINDAPFEAVVVTNTIPQEEKMKSCPKIQIIDIAMILAEAIRRTHNGESVSYLFSHVPL encoded by the exons ATGCCGAACATCGTGCTTTTCAGCGGGAGCTCCCACCAAGACCTGTCACAAAAAGTGGCTGATCGCCTCGGACTGGAATTGGGGAAAGTGATAACGAAAAAATTCTCCAACCAAGAAACATG CGTGGAGATCGGGGAGAGCGTGCGCGGCGAGGACGTCTACATTGTGCAGAGCGGCTGCGGCGAGATCAACGACAACCTGATGGAGCTGCTGATCATGATCAACGCGTGCAAGATCGCCTCGTCGTCCCGCGTCACCGCCGTCATCCCCTGCTTCCCCTACGCCCGGCAGGACAAAAAGGACAAG AGTCGCGCTCCTATCTCAGCCAAGCTGGTGGCCAACATGCTGTCTGTAGCCGGCGCCGACCACATCATCACCATGGACCTCCACGCCTCGCAGATCCAG GGATTCTTCGACATCGCCGTGGACAACCTTTATGCAGAGCCCGCGGTCCTCCAATGGATCCGGGAGAACATTCCAGAGTGGAAGAACAGCTGCATCGTGTCCCCTGACGCTGGAGGAGCCAAACG AGTGACCTCCATCGCTGACCGTCTGAACGTGGAGTTTGCCCTCATCCACAAGGAGAGGAAGAAGGCCAACGAGGTGGACCGCATGGTCCTGGTCGGAGACGTGAAGGACCGCGTGGCCATCCTGGTCGACGACATGGCCGACACCTGCGGCACCATCTGCAAAGCCGCCGAGAA ATTGATTGATGCCGGTGCGATCAAGGTCTATGCTATCCTCACACACGGCATATTTTCCGGTCCGGCCATCGCGCGCATCAACGACGCTCCCTTCGAGGCCGTGGTGGTCACCAACACCATCCCCCAGGAGGAGAAGATGAAGTCGTGCCCAAAGATACAG ATCATAGATATAGCCATGATCCTGGCCGAGGCGATCAGGAGAACCCACAACGGCGAGTCGGTGTCCTACCTCTTCAGCCACGTGCCCTTGTAA